From Microtus pennsylvanicus isolate mMicPen1 chromosome 10, mMicPen1.hap1, whole genome shotgun sequence, one genomic window encodes:
- the LOC142858716 gene encoding quinone oxidoreductase-like protein 2, whose amino-acid sequence MSVNEDGLQGCAPRGLALEAGCSCWPLGGQSEPHPLGHRSPGPRGASRDAFPLSRGLFLPRAGHAPHEFQLVMAARLCARHLLSTWLYRPAAQSQGRHYRAALCSELKRPLVIEEVASRPVGPQEVRVDVHFCGINFADILVCRGQYQEKPPLPFTPGMEFSGTVLETGKDVSTVNKGDRVIGVCPNLNAMAEECVIDQKTLWRIPESVSLQDAAVLPVSYGTAILALEHRAGTQPGETVLVTAASGATGLAVIDVATNVLRAKVIAAAGSDEKCKLAMERGAQFSVNYSQGSLKEAVKKLVGSGGVNVAIDMVGGDVFLESLSSLAWEGRIVVLGFAGGKIASLPTNLLLLKNISALGLFWGRYQQQDFALFSKSMSSALQYCQQGLIHPHVGAVFKLEKVNEAFLHVIQRRSTGKVLLSLK is encoded by the exons ATGTCTGTGAATGAG GACGGACTCCAGGGCTGTGCGCCCCGTGGTCTAGCCTTAGAAGCAGGCTGCAGCTGCTGGCCCCTGGGCGGACAGAGCGAGCCCCACCCGCTGGGTCACAGGTCGCCCGGTCCTCGGGGCGCGTCCAGGGACGCCTTTCCGCTCTCCCGCGGGCTCTTCCTGCCACGCGCTGGCCACGCCCCTCACGAGTTTCAGCTAGTCATGGCGGCGCGGCTGTGTGCACGGCACCTCCTTTCGACGTGGCTCTACAG GCCAGCCGCGCAGAGCCAAGGCCGGCACTACCGCGCTGCACTCTGCTCCGAGTTGAAGCGTCCCCTGGTCATTGAAGAGGTGGCTTCCCGCCCTGTCGGGCCACAGGAG GTCAGAGTTGATGTTCATTTCTGTGGCATTAACTTTGCCGATATTCTGGTCTGTCGTGGCCAGTATCAGGAAAAACCCCCTCTTCCCTTTACACCCG GGATGGAGTTTTCTGGGACTGTCCTGGAGACAGGAAAAGATGTCAGCACTGTGAACAAG GGAGATCGGGTTATTGGAGTTTGTCCTAACCTGAACGCTATGGCCGAAGAGTGTGTCATTGACCAGAAG ACCCTGTGGCGGATTCCAGAAAGCGTCTCTCTACAGGATGCTGCAGTCCTACCGGTATCTTATGGCACAGCTATTTTGGCTTTAGAGCATCGGGCCGGCACCCAGCCCGG AGAAACTGTTCTAGTAACGGCAGCCTCCGGAGCCACAGGCCTTGCGGTGATCGATGTGGCGACAAATGTTCTCCGGGCCAAG GTCATAGCTGCCGCTGGAAGCGATGAGAAGTGCAAGCTGGCCATGGAGCGGGGTGCACAGTTCAGCGTGAACTACAGCCAGGGCAGCCTGAAGGAGGCAGTGAAGAAGctggtgggcagtggtggggtGAATGTGGCCATTGACATGGTGGGAGGAGACGTCTTCCTAGAGTCTCTCAGCAG ccTGGCGTGGGAAGGCAGGATTGTGGTGTTGGGATTCGCTGGAGGAAAAATCGCCTCTCTGCCCACCAACTTGTTGCTCCTGAAGAATATCTCTGCCTTAGGCCTATTCTGGGGTCGCTACCAACAGCAGGACTTCGCACTGTTTTCCAAGAGCATGTCCTCAGCCCTGCAGTACTGCCAGCAAGGGCTCATCCACCCGCACGTCGGCGCTGTGTTCAAACTGGAGAAG